In Mercurialis annua linkage group LG5, ddMerAnnu1.2, whole genome shotgun sequence, a single genomic region encodes these proteins:
- the LOC126683424 gene encoding mitochondrial inner membrane protease ATP23, with translation MADETIQTPISGGRTVEECQDMIRKSLRTPMVKFLREHLEKAGCGIGDSFIKAVDCDKKISGGYVRGDGIIVCSNHMNIQDEVDQVVIHELIHAYDDCRAANLNWANCAHHACSEIRAGHLSGDCHFKRELLRGYMKIRGHEQECVRRRVMKSVIANPYCSEAAAKDAMEAVWDVCYNDTKPFDRAP, from the exons ATGGCCGATGAAACCATTCAAACACCTATCTCTGGTGGCAGGACGGTAGAAGAATGCCAGGACATGATTCGTAAAAGTCTCCGAA CTCCAATGGTGAAATTTTTGAGGGAGCATTTAGAGAAGGCAGGGTGTGGAATTGGGGATAGCTTTATCAAAGCTGTTGATTGTGATAAGAAGATCAGTGGCGGTTATGTTCGCGGTGATGGG ATAATCGTATGCAGTAATCATATGAACATTCAAGATGAGGTTGATCAAGTGGTTATTCATGAGCTTATTCATGCTTATGATGACTGTCGTGCTGCCAACTTGAACTGGGCTAATTGTGCTCATCATGCCTGCAGTGAG ATTCGTGCTGGCCATCTAAGTGGAGATTGCCATTTTAAAAGGGAATTGCTCCGAGGTTATATGAAAATTAGAGGTCACGAGCAA GAATGCGTGAGAAGAAGAGTGATGAAATCTGTGATTGCTAATCCATACTGCTCAGAAGCAGCTGCAAAGGATGCTATGGAAGCTGTCTGGGATGTCTGTTATAATGATACAAAGCCCTTCGATAGAGCTCCTTGA